The Ricinus communis isolate WT05 ecotype wild-type chromosome 8, ASM1957865v1, whole genome shotgun sequence sequence CGAGTCATTTTAGATATACAAGAAACAGTGTCCAACTCAAAAGAATATcccaaaaatttattataattaagttgagcaaaaagttaataaaattgctgcacttttccttttccttgcaGTTACTTATCTCATTCCTAAAATTGCATGATATAATTTCTGAAATGAAAGCAATTTCAGGAAGAAATCATCTGTAGCCGTAATCTCATACATGGAACAGAACTGGGCATGATAAAGTATTTGGCTCTGGCACCATGGTGACATCCTGACTAAAATCTATTATCTTTGCATGGAGGACCccattattaatattcaatagtcacattttatatttaatcaatgCCAGATTGTTAAATGCGTTTATATCCTAAATTTAATCAATGTGGGATGTTAAccttctaaaaattataagatcGGAGCTGACAAATCTTTCAAAAGTTTCTTAAAAGGccaagatttttttttctttccacaTCCATGGTATGCCCTTTTGTGAAAGTTGaaataattgtttattaaGAGAAATCATTGAGTTTGTGAAGCTATTATATCTCACTATATCATTGTAAGAACATTATCATCTATGAGACTGTTAATTTTACACACATACACACACACatgcatgtatatatatatatatatatatatatatatatactgatGTAAAAGATCCAATATTTTACCAAATCTAAAGATATGATTGTCCCTGATGAGGAAGGTACATCAATTGAAGTTCTAgagcataaattttttttttttatttaattgttcaTAAAGCTTAAAGTTGATGCCATAATTGAAACTTGAGACGCTAGCTATCTAGAAATCAAATATATACCTGTAACTTGCTGTAGATAAACCAAAAGGGCAATAACAAAAGCAAGAAGGCAACCTGCACAAATGTGAAAACCCAATTTAAACCAGTTTGCTATTACCTGAAATATGAGAATTGAGATTGCCATAGAccataaaataaacaagaagAATTTTGCAATTACCTGCACGTATGACAAAATGATTGCTATTCCTAATAGGCCAACAAAGTTGGCAAGGAGAATATTGAGAATGAATGGAAGAGAATCATCTATTGTATAGAGATCTGAAGAAAACCTACAAGGCACACTAAATCTGTCGGCAGTTGAGCAGATAAACATTATTGACATATCTCATCAAGAAAGAATCTCATTCTAACCTGTTAAGTATTCTTCCAGCAGGTGTTTGATCAAAAAATTGTATAGGCGCATCAATAAGCTTCTTAAGCAATGTATTGTGCACCTGAATCGCAGCACGTAAGCCACCAAATGCAAATGAGAACGCCCTCACCAGCGTTAGGGATGAATTTACAATACAAAAGATGCAGAGTACAGCCTGCAACATCAGTTGCCAAGTCAACAAAAAATGAAGCAAACCTCCCAATAATAAGCTCCCCTAcagttcctttttcttctatgTTCACTCAAACAATAAAAGATACAGCATTGAAAGGTGCAGTTAAGGCAAATTGCATGCGCAGCTTAATACctaacaataatttttaactattaaaacggcttaatacataatattttttatattgaggAAAGGTTCTAGGACAACCTTGAAACCTCAAATGATAAACACAAAAGACACAATTGTAACTTTACAATTTACCAGTCCCAAAGTATACTAAAGTGAGCTTCCAGTAAAGATTTGATGGAAGGCCACCAACATGTATGATCAAGTTTTGTTAACCTTGCTGCCTATTTTTGGTTAATAAATACTCAAGGTGTCAAGCTTTCATCGGATTAATCGTTGTCCATATTATCAGCAGCTAGAGTCATTCCTTGCATTAATATCTATGAATACACAAGGAATAACAAGCAAGTGGTGGACCCATAAATTAAGTTGGTGTAAACTGCACGATTAACTAATACCCATAAGTTTAAACAGTTAAATCACCATTAAACAGGAAACTGAATTACCAGATAGAAGGATGTGGAGAAGCCTCCGTGGCTGCTTCCTGTTGTATCAACCCAATACGACAGCCACAAGTCATTGCCATTACGAGAAGCTTGCATTAGAATAGCTGAAAGGCCTATTACAACTATGATAAAGCAGCCAGAAAATGCTACATAATTCCTGTGAAAAAGAACGAACTTATAAAAGCTTACAATGTAAGAAATTCAGggagaaaacaaaatttttcttGCTAACCAATGAGAATTGAAAAGTCCTAAACATCCTtgcataagaaatatttaatctGTTCTAGTCTATGCGATACTAAATGGCATATCATTACTTGTATACAGCAAGTTCAACTCTGCCCGCTTTCCTCAGCTCAACTTCAAAAATTTCTTGTGCTTCTTCTGAAACACATATAGATTCTTTGTCCACTGAGGGACTTTTGATGCTTTCAGTAGAAGTATTTATCCTGAGCCCTTGTCCTTGAACATAAGATAATGTATCAAATTCATTTTGCAGAGAGAATGCTGAATATGATGAAACAGCCAAGTCCGTTGAATTTCCAACCCATTTCACATGCCCTCTCTCCATGACAACTATCCTATCAGCAGAAGATATTGCCTGCAATGCTCTACCACTGCCAAATCAGACCCACAACATACTTTctaatttcaataaataaaaaaacagaaTTCCACAACCAAATTTGTGCAAACAGATATCACGtgaatacaataaaaaataatcaagcaGCCATACAGTTCCTGAGCAATAACCCACTATTCAAGGATGGATGCACTATCAAGTTTAAAGATGAGCATATAAAAGATTATGCTGTGAACTTTTCAAAGGGCGAAGAAACAGGTTTCTAGTTGAAACACAAAGCAAATGCAAAGCGTACAACAAATGAATAATGGCAAAGTCTTCACTTAGTAAACTTACAATACATGTAATCAGGGAACCTTTCTTCCAACCGCCAATAATCTACAATTcttgttttataattaaattaagttctttctcatattcccCTTGATAAATAAGCTTCATCCAATAAGCAATTCATACTTTCATATGCACTTAGATAAATAATTGCTCTAATCTCCACATAACAGTTTCTTTTGGATAAGTAACATTCTAGAAAAGTTCCATGCAATATCATTTCCCATCTTGTAACACTAGCTTTGTAAGAACATcgaaagatttaatttttctctatttgGTTATAACATTGACAATCAATCAAGAAGTGTTTCCCGGTGTCtggaaaatatagaaaaaaattatatctccATTAAAGACATCTGTGAGATTGTTAGGATAATAAGATATTCCAGGTGATTCTTTCTATTATTCCCGGgcttagtttaagtttataaaaattggggAAATACTTGTTTCTGAAAAAGGAATATATCTTTCTTGAAAATTCTGAAAAAGGAATATATCTTTCTTGAAAAGTGGCTTTGCTTTTCCTTTGAACAGGAAAATGTTTTCTCTGTTTTTCGTTCTACCAATTTCTCTGTGCACACCAGACACCTAAAAGTCCAACAAATGGTTTTCAGGAAAATGATTTCCAGAAAACCAAGAGAGattcatcttctttcttttaaaacaattatttaGTAAAACCAAATGTGGATATccagtaaaagaaaaggattcaAGAAAACTACCTGGACATTGTGGGTGCAAAGGACACGGGTCTTTTGATCCAAAAGCGGACCCAAAATAGCATTCTGTAAAATGCACCTCGCAACTTCTGCATCAACTGCACTAAGGACATCATCAAGCATGTATACATCTGATCCCTGATAAATGGCCCTGTTCCACATCATTTTAAGTTTCAGataaagaattattaaagaacaatattcatatatagagaaataaatattgcagaagctagaaaaaaattaaacatgttATGGTATGACCTTGCCAAAGCAATGCGAGCTCTCTGTCCACCAGATAAGTTGACTCCTTTCTCTCCAATGTAAGCCATGTCACCTCCAGCCATCATTGAAATATCAACATCCAGAGCACAAGCCTTTATTGTATCCAAGTATCTGCCAATTAgggaaaacaataaaaaatggaTAAACCCACTATTCGAAAGCAGGAGACTATCCTCCCAAGCTCTGACAAAAGAAGCAATAATTGTCACTTAATGCCTTAGTGTCTTGATTCCCTCGCAATGGACTtgcaaataaaactaatacatCTTGTAGTTGAACATGAGGAAAGATAGTAAGTGCACAGAAAAAGTAAAGGTTTTTTCAAGAGTATTTATACCTCTCTGAATCATAATTCTtcccaaataaaatattttcacgTACTGTTCCAGACAAAATCCATGGAACCTGCAATTCCAATGAAGGCCGATACAAAATTTTGCATCAAAATGTTGTCAGCTATGAGAGCCTTGCCAAGGAGAAGTTGAAAAACCTGTGGCACATATGCTCGAGATCCACTAGAGTGAACTGACCCTCGAATGAATCGCATTTCCCCCAATATAGCACCCAATAAGGATGATTTACCTGAACCAACCTGCATAAATGACGTTAGCaataaagaacacaagacAAGGCATGTAGAAATAAAATCCTTGtaatagatattattatagCTTCAATAACATGTAGATCTATTCACATAATTATAAACAGGTATCCATATTACCATGCTGTTTTGTTAATTCAAGACCTGATATGCTATAGCAAAAATTATAAGCAATGCAGTCAAAGTGTAGGCAAACTGCCACTGATATGAATGTACTCAAAATTTGTACGCAACATTTGAACATAATTTGTACTGATCAGAAGGAAATAACCACTTCTTCAGGAAAAAAAACGAAATAATCACTAGAAAATTAACAACTACTAATGTTATGAGATTTGAGAATTTATATAACCCAAGCATTAAAGGCAAAGAGAAGTTTAAGATTGACAAGGCACTTTGACATCATTAGCTCACTGCAATTAGATAAACTAAACAACATTCATTATTTCTATGTAACATAAAGAGctcttggaagaaggatgagACCATACTTTTTCCTTAAAGGGGTCAATAAGGAAGAATACTGCATGTTCAAATCCATGAGTTTGAAAAGCATATAGAACTGTAAGAGGTTCAAGGAGGGATTTGAATTTTGACCTCTCCAACAATTGCAATGAATGACCCCTTTGGAAGAGTTACAGTCACATTATTTAGCACCAGATTCTGTTGCTGTTCATCACCACTTGACCAAGCACAGCATACATCATGCATCATAACAGCCATATCATCAGATACAAAGTTGGACTGGTAATTTGGAGAAAGAGATTCAGTTCTCTGTTCTAATTTATGTTTGTTCTCTGGACAACCAAGAAACTTGCTCAATCTCCTGGTTGATATAAAGGCCTGGTTTAAAGAAAGATGCCGCTCTTGATGAATCCCATCAGTTGAATATTTATGCTTGAAAAATCACAGTACAAGCACAACTCACATCAATCAATCCATTGATGACCCACGGGAATGAATTGAGAGGAgagattaaattattaaacagAGCAAGACAAGTGAAGACCTGCAATACAGCTTCtcagaaaatcaaatttctttaTCTATCACATTGTTGCGAAggaattaaacaaaataaataatgcaaaattgaataaaatttcaaaagaaatttatcattaataatatcaCATGACATATGATTAAAATACCGTTGCAGCCTCCAGTTGATGCCCCATCAATGTAAAAAGTCCAAAAGTGAACAGAGAGAAGAGAGTTGGTGTTGTAGCCCAAAAGAAAACACACCATGCATCCAAATACTTCCGCGTCTGACAAGATAAGGCAAATTTAATGATTGACAATTGTTCAAGCAtctgaagaaaagaaatagtacCTATATGTTGCATTACTCTTAGACCACACAAGAATAGAAGTACAGAAGCATACAGCTAAGTGCTTCACTTCTGTAGATCTTGTCTCCATTAACCGGCTAGAGAAAAGATGCTCCCACCCATACATCTTTAAAGTGCGAATATATGTCAAAATTTCTCCTGTCTTTCTTATCCTGTTAACGAACAAACCTATTAGAAGCTCGATCAAGATTAAGTAATTGTGCGGTGCATTTTATGCTCTCATAACTACCAAACATATAATCACATAACAATGTCACAGTTGGCATTCCCCTTACTCTTGATTTAACTGTTTAATGAGAGTactacataaaattttaatgcagGATAGCAATTGGAGTACAGGAAAATGTGTGGGCACCAAGACAGTGCCATCAAGCATCGGAACTCATCAAAAAGGAAGACAACTTAATTCCTATATATCTACATGCAGACTGACTATGGCACAGCTTAAAAGCCAAGAAGCATATATTAAAGCAAGCAGACATTGATCTAGGTTCTCACAATCACAATTCTGAATCTCACAATTAGCTTCTCAAGCATTATTGATGCAAAAAATGATGTCATGCAAGTGCGTACCTCTCATCCTTTTGCTTCATCATTTTCTCAGTAGCACTTGCAATTAATTCAGAAATCCATTTATTCACTGCATGGAAAACATTTCAGTAATAAGATAAAATGTCGCAGTTAATAAGCTCAACAACATTAAATCATGTCATACTGCAGGAGTGTCCATAAGTCCAATAAAAATGCAAGGTTATATTGCAAAAAGATTTATGGATGAGAAATTAATCAGATTCTTTAATTATGAGGTCTGATATTTGACACTGAAGTTCCAAGGGACCAAGGTAACCCAAATTGACTTTGAGAAATTTCTTTAGTAGAGGATCAAAATCAGAAGAAGGTAAAGGCATGTTTGTTTCTATGATAAGAAGGATTCAATAAGCAGGACTTGCATAGTACATTTAGAGATGGTCAATTTGTGaaatccaaaaacaaaaaaacaggGGGAAGATGAAGTAAAAGTCTCATGCAGGAAAGCTCCAAGTGACAGGTTTCCACCACTTCAGAGAGACTTTATCTCGATTGCCCCTCCTTGGACCAATGGACCCTATTTCATCAGCACCAGGATTGGCTACAAGGAATATCTTCTAGTAGGCATCAAATATAACCCGCATTCAGAATACATATTCAGCTTTACAGAAAGATTAGGGaggaagaaagagagagacagagagagagagcacaTGCTGTACATAATGTACTTTTATAGCCTTATCCTCACTCACACAATCAAACATTAAGAATAGTACACAAGCAATTGTGGTTCTTCTTTATCATTAGCACTTGATAAATATATGAGGGATTCCTAATGAGTCATTAACACTTGATCAGTTTATGGaatatactttatatttgAGGTCGAATAATGGCTAGAAACCATGACACACACACTTATCTTCACTCACACAATCACAGCGACAATAGCATACAAGCAACAGTGTTGTTTCTTTAGCATTAGCACTAAATCAATATATGACGGGTTCTTCTGAATCACTAACATAGAATCAACTTGTGGGATTTACACTATAATTTGAGATTTAGAAAAGGCTGGAAACCATGTCCAGCACACACACTTGATGCAGAGGCATGTGCACATTCATGATGATAAAGCAATATTAATCAAAGCCCAACTACAGAAAAGTCATATTGCAGATATCTAGCAACAGCTTAGACactaaacaaaacaaaaataccTGGAATCAATAGGATGGTTATTGCCAGTCCAGATAGAAAAGCAAATTTGACTTGTGTATACAAAAGGTACAGAGCCACTCCAATTTGTAAAGGCAAGCTGAAAAGATCACAAGAAACTTTTTTTCATGTCGTACAAAGAAAATTCGACTATAGAGGCACTGATAATTCAGTTTAGATGCTATAATAAAATCACCTTTGCACCGAAAATACAGGGACAAGAGAATCAAAATACCGTTGCTATGAAAAAAATAGActcaaacaaagaaaaataaacctaTCATAAAATGCTatgtaaaaagaaatacaattaaaaactTCCCAACGCAATATGAGAGCCttaggaaaagagaaaagaaaaaaagaaaactaatagGCTTATAGGCACATAACTCTTTTCAACACAATAGATACATAGCCATCTTTGTACTGTTTTTCAGTGGGTATTACTCAATTCCCAAAGTTATTTTACTTGCAGTATCATATCAAGCACATCTTTTCCATGCAACAACATATTGTAAGAACTCTAGCAGAATTCTTGGCAACTTAACAGATAGCCTCTCTCAACTTCTTTGGGAGGCAGTTTTATGTAACTGATTGATAATATAACAGCAATaacaatattataatatagcATTAAGACGTTATAAAAGTAAGTAATAACTTTCATAAAAGAAAGTACAAACTTTAGAATTGCTCATTCCACTTTTGAACAGCACTCTCTACTTCTAAACAGCAAATTAAATCACAGACTTTGACAGTTGTTAACCCCAGTAgaacatttaaattatttttcatatatgttATAAGACTGAATCTTTACCTCCACACATCATGGAAACTGTTGCACAAATTGACAGTTCGATCAGCATCTACAGACATAAATGTTTGTATTTCGCCCTCAGAAAATTTGGATCGCTCTGCTAGGGTTACACATAGACACTAAGACAAAAGTATTAGTAATGCTTAACTGATGATAAAGCAGTGGTACGTCATAACATGCAAAATAAACTGACCTATGTCATGAAAGAAGAATCAAGTTCGTCAACAATAGCTTATCAACCCAGATGAAGAGAAGTCTCATGGAGTCAAGAAAGGgttttatgtaatatataatcatagaataaaatataaaacatataccCTAGAGGTATCACAGCATGCAAACTTAAAGATGAGCCAAATGAAAAGCATCAAATTAGATCAGTAGAGCACAATGTCTTATTCTGCGGTTGGCTGGTCACCATAGAAAGCAAAGGAAAGTGACAGGAAGGATTTACTTTAATTTACATCCTTAAAACTTTTTTATGCTGTTACTGTTATGCCCTACTGTGGTATATAAATGTAGTCATAAATCCAAAGAGTATTAATGTAATTGTAATTATTGCTTGAAACAAATTGGGATCATTAAAGAATTTCAGAAAGTCAATGGCAACAAGAAAGCTAGTCCTTAGCATCACACAAACTCAGAGCATCTAAGCTagtccttttctttgaaataaaGTTAGTGAAATACCCAATTTAATGCAGCAGGTATTAGTTTCAGGTAGCTGCTAGATGAAGGTATCAACAGAATGGTCCTAACATAATTAAGAATACCAATACACTAGCTGATTACATTCATGTTATgaagaaaaacatatatatgtacCTTCTGATAAATTACAGTCATAATGCTAGCTCGTAGCTTTAGCTTCAACTTAGCAAGATGAAATGAATATTGTGTATCTAAGAAGGATCTGCAAGATTGGGACAAGTAACAACCAATACTTACCGTTAAATGTCAAGTGTTGAACTCAGGTAACTGCAAAGTGAAAAATGATCTCTAAATGACAACAAGAGTAAGTACATTAAGTGTGTGAGTTTGTTTGATAAACTGAAACCATGGACATCAAAATAGTAGGAGTTGCATACTTGTTACTCCTTAAGACATAAGTCTTCATGATTCAATTAGAAATGGAAATAGGAATATAGTTGGTGAAAAACTGCATAATCTCAGGATCATTTTGGTTCCATTATGTACTAATGATCTATGAAAATTAGTTCAAATGGATACAAACATGAAAAGCTTAACAGGAGAATGATCCAACAAGCAAAAAAGCTTGGTCCACCAAAAAACCAGGTTGAGAAAGTCTTTTGTCTCCTGGCGAAATCCAGCAGTTGAGACAACATACACGGCAAAGGTCCCTATGGAAGCGTGTCACTCTATGGGCACATTTTACTGTCTTCCACACTTCTTTTGATTCACATCTTAATcctattttgataataattccCAGTAAAACTGGGAGCAAAAGAATTCAAGGAGACCAATGCTCAGAATGCAATtacaagaaaaaattaaaagaaagcaaCAAAGTAGAAGGAAGTACAAAAGAGACTGAATATATGCTATTAAACACTATGAGTGATATTTACTTCAGGACAGAAGTAAGGCCTAAGGATAATGCTAAAAGATAGCCATCCCAATGTGCAGAACCTGAAAtcgtgaaaaagaaaaattcagaaaacaatttatcagcataaacttcaaaataatatggttattaagcaacaactataaaataagaagtgaCCGAATGGATTTAGCTTGAATTAAATACTTGAAAAATCTAAACATTGACACCAGAGTTCTAAGTAACGGATTGTAGTTAACTAAGATACGAAATGCGAGGACAGAAATTTATTGTTCCAAGACCCCAGTTAGCAccaaatttttttcattaaagaaCCATGAAGAGAGGAGCTTAATGATCGATGAAGCAAACAAAACCATTATAACAGGGAAAAGACCAATTCAATCATTAGAAgaggagaaaataatcattaatttcCAGTGTCACTTGAAACTAATAGATGCTATTTCAACATTTGAGAACCAGAACTGAAAACTGATCAAATGCTTCAAACCTCGTTGAAGGAACCGAATAAGCTTATTGAGAAGCAATGGTCCCGCAAAACCAATGCAATCATTGAACACCTGTAAAAGTATAGATGCATGTCCCTCTGAGTAAGCAATAAAAGgaattatttaatgaaaaatattgttCATCACAGACATTCAAATATTTTGTAAGAGATTGACGCATTTGTTAGACACAGTAGTGATATGCATCATACTAGCATCCAACATCTttgtttttctcattttctttttcttgttctttttgcATGAAACTGCAGTTAAAGAAAAAGCTTTCTCATAATAACCAAGACCTTCACTgcaaaagaagaatataaattaCTCAATCACCTATTTTCAATAATGTTTACATCATCATCAAGATTAATGTGTGAGAGAGTTTTATCTAAAGCATAAGCAACTATTTCAACAAGAAAATGAactatatagaaaaaaaaaggtgatgtcatgaagaaaacagaaagaaatgATTTACAAAAGGGACAGAAAAGCATAGACTCATATGGGTAAGCAACAATTCAAAAAGATTATGTGCTACGCATTCTCTTCTCTAATAATGacttgaataataaaaatatcaataatggGATTCTGATagtcaatttaataaaataagtgttATTAAGGAATTTATCCTGAGTGAATAAATTACCTTTAATAAACCAATACGAAAATATGGCCATCCATATGCGCAACAGATTGCCTTGAGCAAGAGTGGGTTAGAGCTAGTCTGCTGAGCTTGCCAGCAGCATGACAATCTATCATGACAGGATAAAGGTTCCATATCATCAGGTAGCCCAAGCAAATCTTCAAAGTCAAGCTGCTTTATAATACCGCGCTTCATCACAGGAGTGATAGATTTGAATGTCATGAGATTCCAACAGCTCTGAATATTTCCCTTTGACAGCCACAAGTGGTACAATCATTTACTGTAAATCTTTTTGGCTTtgaatgaagaaaagaaataacaagACAACACCTTTAATGAATATCTATTATGGATATGACTTATGAGTTCAGTGTCACCTCAACCAAAAAATTGACATTGCACTACTCATGATAGAGAAGAGGGAAAATAGTGATTAACTATTTCAGGGGTGAACACAGTATACCACATTGTTCTTCTGTTcttgaaatatatacataacAGAACTATGTGATtgattggaaaaagaaaacaacaaaacaAACTAATGATGTGCAAAATTACAAAGCACTGTGACACCTGTTCAATTCAAGCTACAATGCTCCTGTAGGATAATATATGCTAAAACCTTGACCACGACAATCAAACAATCTAAGGTTTATCAATAAGAAATAAGAACATAGATCTTATAGAGAATAATCTAAATGGCAATAGATTACTTACAGAGTCCACAGGATAAGCTTGCTCAATATCTATATCAGCAGAAAGAAGTGGATCTTCTATTGAACTATAATTTATACAAGTAACAATATGGTCAGCAAATCCCAATATTAGAACAATAGGAAATTCAAGGCATGGCATTTTCTTATTCACTACTTGGTTCTTAAACAGAATTTCAATCAAACGAGTCGATGATAAACATCACGAGTGTAGCTTCCCAATCGCATCCCTGGTAGCATTAAGAGCAGTATTTTGCAAAGGGATTATCTAGGAGCATGTTAGAGTCTTTTCTACTCAATAGTACTAGTGCAACATAGTTACAGTAAAAAGTAGAGACACTATAAGCAAACAACTGAGTGGTTATACCTGTTCTTTGGAGATGCCGCCCTAATCCTGATAATGTTGATGGATATGCTAAATAAAACATCCAACAAAATGACTGAACTCTCTTTCAGGCATTCTAAAACCTGCCCATTTGGAATATGCAAGAAATTAAGATTTCCGTTTATTaggaagaaaaaatgaaacagTGCAAACTGAAAATCTATCCTATAAAGATGACcaaaaaatttttaaaagaaatatgatttATTCATAACAGAAGGAATCAAATGTCTACAAACCTAATCTTTACAGTACCTAAATTACACAATTATACCACTCAGGGTTATCAAAGTTCCCCCAAAATAAGTCAAGATGTTTAAGAAAGCCTATGTCAAGCATAACATAGAAGGCTCTCGACCTCAAGGCTATCTGCAACTCATAGCATGGATGTATACTGGAAATATATGTGATGATATGAAAGCATCAGAGAATCAAGTTTTGACTGAATTCTGttcatatcaataaaatattaacacgatatcacataaagcaatcatGTCATGTCAGGTTAGCCTGAAATTCACATGCTTTTACACAgtcaattttaattgtttaacaAATACCACTTATAATCTTTTCACATATTAGGACTGAATGTAGAGAGAAGGAACCTAACATAAACACATAATAACCTCCATTGAAGCAAATGTTTTGTGCAGATGAATGATTTCCAGCACTAATTTCATGATCCACCAGAAACAGAGTAGCCGGTGGCAAAATATGTCTTTGAAGCAGACCAAATTTGAAGAAAGTATGATGGCTGTCTGCACATTTGTTAGAACAGaatatctaattaaaactCTAGAACTAGCAACAAAGGATGGCAACAAACAACTTAAGTTAGAGAAGCTTACCCAAACTATCAGTTGAGAACTTCTGAAAAGCCATTCATGATATACTACAAAACCTCCATAAAGTTCTTTCTTGAAAAGCAAAATCATGTCCACAAATGataaacatgctccaagtgcTGGTAGAAATTGTGATGTAATC is a genomic window containing:
- the LOC8280242 gene encoding ABC transporter C family member 13 isoform X2, whose product is MELKNDLICPNSPFVWDGNKFSDCFDHLVLGFGANVVTIIMISVIAITHRNARRIQGMYLPEKITSQFLPALGACLSFVDMILLFKKELYGGFVVYHEWLFRSSQLIVWTAIILSSNLVCFKDIFCHRLLCFWWIMKLVLEIIHLHKTFASMEVLECLKESSVILLDVLFSISINIIRIRAASPKNSSIEDPLLSADIDIEQAYPVDSSCWNLMTFKSITPVMKRGIIKQLDFEDLLGLPDDMEPLSCHDRLSCCWQAQQTSSNPLLLKAICCAYGWPYFRIGLLKVFNDCIGFAGPLLLNKLIRFLQRGSAHWDGYLLALSLGLTSVLKSFLDTQYSFHLAKLKLKLRASIMTVIYQKCLCVTLAERSKFSEGEIQTFMSVDADRTVNLCNSFHDVWSLPLQIGVALYLLYTQVKFAFLSGLAITILLIPVNKWISELIASATEKMMKQKDERIRKTGEILTYIRTLKMYGWEHLFSSRLMETRSTEVKHLATRKYLDAWCVFFWATTPTLFSLFTFGLFTLMGHQLEAATVFTCLALFNNLISPLNSFPWVINGLIDAFISTRRLSKFLGCPENKHKLEQRTESLSPNYQSNFVSDDMAVMMHDVCCAWSSGDEQQQNLVLNNVTVTLPKGSFIAIVGEVGSGKSSLLGAILGEMRFIRGSVHSSGSRAYVPQVPWILSGTVRENILFGKNYDSERYLDTIKACALDVDISMMAGGDMAYIGEKGVNLSGGQRARIALARAIYQGSDVYMLDDVLSAVDAEVARCILQNAILGPLLDQKTRVLCTHNVQAISSADRIVVMERGHVKWVGNSTDLAVSSYSAFSLQNEFDTLSYVQGQGLRINTSTESIKSPSVDKESICVSEEAQEIFEVELRKAGRVELAVYKNYVAFSGCFIIVVIGLSAILMQASRNGNDLWLSYWVDTTGSSHGGFSTSFYLAVLCIFCIVNSSLTLVRAFSFAFGGLRAAIQVHNTLLKKLIDAPIQFFDQTPAGRILNRFSSDLYTIDDSLPFILNILLANFVGLLGIAIILSYVQVAFLLLLLPFWFIYSKLQFFYRSTSRELRRLDSVSRSPIYATFTETLDGTSTIRAFKSEDCFLAKFTEHVGLYQRTSYSETIASLWLSLRLQLIAAFIISFVAVMAVVGSRGYLPISSGTPGLVGLALSYAAPIVSLLGSFLTSFTETEKEMVSVERALQYMDISQEELEGSQSLGPDWPFQGLIEFQNVTMRYKPSLPPALDGVTFTVAGGTQVGIVGRTGAGKSSILNALFRLSPISGGCILVDGLNIIDVPVRDLRAHFSVVPQTPFLFEGSLRDNLDPLQTSSDLKIWSTLEQCHIKEEVEMAGGLDALVKGSGSSFSVGQRQLLCLARALLKSSRVLCLDECTANVDTQTASILQNAISTECEGMTVITIAHRISTVMNMDHILVLDRGNVIEQGNPQALLRDGFTRFSSFAKASTM